One region of Deinococcus budaensis genomic DNA includes:
- a CDS encoding phospholipase D-like domain-containing protein, with protein sequence MRLLPRHDPLSQGWRLALAALAGLLLGALLARGAVSVVLALVPPGQPYVRTLVGGLSALISVTLGFGLAGGLSARALPLARLGLTRGQARLRAGAAAGATAGLLVVPVGGLMGLAGIYQGGLLGDALGGTQLVGLVTAACALYGLVSGGVLGLLTVRAGLAWRPALGGLLGFGAAGLLGGSLLAWRGVPDLLSGGGWALLLVLAVFFVTLQVVGDLLISGGIAAAAEHPERDAADDRQVKLTLAALGLALLGGWGLAERAVAFVQSRPAPSAPLAVPLAAGVDCAAPTDPLELAVWRVTTRGGRPDLSCGNAYLGMLHTPNPDPAFSAAAPTPHGAYDRLAAQIAGARREVLYAVMEWADEPGRGPGAVIAGGVAALYRRVQADPAAYPDGVTVRLALGNFPVTATLEWGPQVYAATRDLLAAGVPLQDERLGWRVEVANYAGSFPHSHAKLLVTDGVDLTVTGFNVGPLHLPSGPTGGYGGDLRDLGLRLRGPVARDGLNVFDDLWARSRVLACAPGVTPRSVRAACQTGGLGVPEHPQGTDRQPLTRAGDVRAFSLYRREGFSAADEALVAALDAAQGSIELLHVSFSMNVRCNLALLNPRLCTEGDALPWMRALVRAAARGVQIRVILHEHSLLGLENRIGLASLRRELAARGLSGRFEARWSPGPLHAKAGLIDRRLLTVGSQNLHYSSWTPRGLNEYTVATTAPAAAAEYARLFGWLWEQAPPAELPGWLLGGGE encoded by the coding sequence ATGCGCCTGCTGCCCCGTCACGATCCCCTCAGCCAGGGCTGGCGACTGGCGCTGGCCGCCCTGGCAGGGCTGCTGCTGGGAGCCTTGCTCGCGCGCGGCGCCGTGAGCGTGGTGCTGGCGCTGGTGCCGCCGGGGCAACCCTACGTGCGGACGCTGGTGGGCGGGCTGAGCGCGCTGATCAGCGTGACGCTGGGCTTCGGGCTGGCGGGGGGGCTGTCGGCGCGGGCCTTGCCGCTCGCGCGCCTGGGGCTGACGCGCGGGCAGGCCCGCCTGCGGGCAGGGGCGGCGGCGGGGGCGACGGCGGGCCTGCTGGTCGTGCCGGTCGGCGGCCTGATGGGACTGGCGGGCATCTACCAGGGCGGGCTGCTGGGGGACGCCCTGGGGGGCACCCAGCTCGTGGGGCTGGTCACGGCGGCGTGCGCGCTGTACGGCCTGGTCTCGGGCGGGGTGCTGGGGCTGCTCACCGTGCGGGCGGGGCTGGCGTGGCGCCCGGCCCTGGGGGGCCTGCTGGGCTTCGGGGCCGCCGGGCTGCTGGGGGGCAGCCTGCTGGCCTGGCGCGGGGTGCCCGACCTGCTTTCAGGGGGCGGCTGGGCGCTGCTGCTCGTGCTGGCCGTCTTTTTCGTGACCCTCCAGGTGGTGGGCGACCTGCTGATCTCGGGCGGCATCGCGGCGGCGGCCGAGCACCCGGAGCGCGACGCCGCCGACGACCGTCAGGTCAAGCTCACGCTGGCCGCGCTGGGGCTGGCGCTGCTGGGGGGCTGGGGGCTGGCCGAACGGGCGGTCGCCTTCGTGCAGTCGCGCCCGGCGCCCTCCGCGCCGCTGGCGGTGCCCCTCGCGGCCGGGGTGGACTGCGCGGCGCCCACGGACCCCCTGGAACTTGCCGTGTGGCGGGTCACGACCCGGGGCGGGCGGCCCGACCTCTCGTGCGGGAACGCCTACCTGGGGATGCTGCACACGCCGAATCCCGACCCGGCCTTCAGCGCCGCCGCGCCCACGCCGCACGGGGCCTACGACCGGCTGGCCGCACAGATCGCGGGCGCCCGGCGCGAGGTGCTGTACGCCGTGATGGAGTGGGCCGACGAGCCTGGGCGGGGGCCAGGCGCGGTGATCGCCGGGGGGGTCGCCGCGCTCTACCGCCGCGTGCAGGCGGACCCGGCGGCCTACCCGGACGGGGTGACGGTGCGGCTGGCGCTGGGCAACTTCCCGGTCACCGCGACGCTGGAATGGGGACCGCAGGTGTACGCGGCCACCCGCGACCTGCTCGCGGCGGGGGTGCCGCTGCAAGACGAGCGGCTGGGCTGGCGGGTCGAGGTGGCGAACTACGCGGGCAGCTTTCCCCACAGCCACGCCAAGTTGCTCGTCACCGACGGCGTGGACCTCACGGTGACCGGCTTCAACGTGGGGCCGCTGCACCTGCCTTCCGGCCCTACCGGGGGCTACGGCGGCGACCTGCGCGACCTGGGGCTGCGGCTGCGCGGCCCGGTGGCGCGCGACGGCCTGAACGTCTTCGACGACCTGTGGGCGCGCAGCCGGGTGCTGGCGTGCGCGCCCGGCGTGACCCCCCGCAGCGTGCGCGCCGCCTGTCAAACCGGGGGGCTGGGCGTGCCCGAGCACCCGCAGGGCACCGACCGCCAGCCCCTGACGCGGGCGGGGGACGTGCGGGCCTTCAGCCTCTACCGCCGCGAGGGCTTTTCCGCCGCCGACGAGGCGCTGGTCGCGGCCCTGGACGCCGCACAAGGCAGCATCGAGCTGCTGCACGTGAGCTTCAGCATGAACGTGCGCTGTAACCTCGCGCTGCTCAACCCCCGGCTGTGCACCGAAGGCGACGCGCTGCCCTGGATGCGGGCGCTGGTGCGGGCGGCGGCGCGCGGGGTGCAGATTCGGGTGATCCTGCACGAACACAGCCTGCTGGGGCTGGAAAACCGCATCGGGCTGGCCTCGCTGCGCCGCGAACTCGCCGCGCGGGGGCTGTCAGGGCGCTTCGAGGCCCGCTGGTCCCCCGGTCCCCTCCACGCCAAGGCGGGGCTGATCGACCGGCGGCTGCTCACGGTGGGCAGCCAGAACCTGCACTACTCCTCGTGGACCCCGCGCGGCCTCAACGAGTACACCGTCGCCACGACCGCGCCCGCCGCCGCCGCCGAGTACGCCCGCCTCTTCGGCTGGCTGTGGGAACAGGCGCCGCCCGCCGAGTTGCCGGGGTGGCTGCTGGGGGGCGGAGAGTGA